In one window of Juglans regia cultivar Chandler chromosome 3, Walnut 2.0, whole genome shotgun sequence DNA:
- the LOC109005132 gene encoding bZIP transcription factor TGA10-like isoform X6 — translation MRPPTLNIFPSQPMHVEPPSTKASTGLVSPATSGSKRPSGPLMELANARNDAPSGHEPAKAMKLRGGSRKGPTSSSEQEGPKTPDPKTLRRLAQNREAARKSRLRKKAYVQQLESSRIKLTQLEQELQRARAQGIFFGGESLLGGEQGFPLAVSNISSDAAVFDMEYARWLEEHHRITCELRAAVQEHLPENDLRLFVDNFLAHFDEAMNLKSMVAKTDVFHLVSGMWKTPAERCFLWIGGFKPSELIKIILNQIEPLTEQQIMGICALQQSTQEAEDALSQGLQALNQSLVDTITSDSLSSPPNMANYMGQMALAMNKLSTVEGFVRQADNLRHQTIHRLHQFLTTRQAARCFLAIAEYFHRLRALSSLWLARPRQE, via the exons ATGAGGCCTCCAACTCTGAACATTTTTCCATCTCAGCCTATGCACGTAGAGCCACCATCAACAAAA GCAAGTACGGGGTTGGTTTCTCCAGCAACGAGTGGTTCCAAGAGACCATCGGGACCGTTGATGGAGTTGGCCAACGCACGCAATGACGCTCCCTCGGGGCATGAACCTGCCAAAGCGATGAAG CTGCGTGGAGGTAGCCGCAAAGGTCCAACATCAAGTTCAGAGCAGGAAGGACCCAAAACACCAGATCCAAAG ACTCTGAGAAGACTTGCTCAAAATAGAGAGGCGGCTAGGAAAAGCAGGCTTAGAAAAAAG GCCTATGTTCAGCAGTTAGAATCAAGTAGGATTAAGCTCACTCAGCTAGAACAAGAACTACAACGAGCTAGGGCTCAA GGCATATTTTTTGGTGGAGAATCTCTTTTAGGCGGAGAGCAGGGATTTCCACTTGCTGTTAGCAACATTAGCTCAG atgcTGCTGTCTTTGACATGGAGTATGCTAGGTGGCTCGAGGAACATCATCGAATCACGTGTGAGCTCCGAGCTGCAGTACAGGAGCATTTGCCAGAGAATGACCTTCGGCTCTTTGTCGACAATTTCTTAGCACATTTTGACGAGGCAATGAACCTCAAAAGCATGGTTGCCAAAACCGACGTATTCCATCTTGTCTCCGGCATGTGGAAGACTCCGGCGGAACGATGCTTTCTATGGATCGGTGGATTCAAGCCATCTGAGCTCATCAAG ATTATATTGAATCAAATTGAGCCATTAACGGAGCAACAAATAATGGGTATATGTGCGCTGCAACAATCTACACAGGAGGCTGAAGATGCTCTATCTCAAGGGCTTCAAGCTCTCAACCAGTCACTCGTAGATACCATAACCTCCGACTCATTGAGTAGCCCTCCCAACATGGCAAACTACATGGGTCAGATGGCTCTAGCCATGAACAAGCTCTCAACTGTTGAAGGCTTTGTTAGACAG GCGGACAATCTGAGGCACCAGACCATTCATCGGCTGCATCAATTTCTGACAACACGTCAAGCTGCAAGGTGTTTTCTGGCAATTGCGGAGTACTTCCATCGTCTCCGAGCTCTTAGCTCCCTCTGGCTAGCACGCCCTCGACAGGAATGA
- the LOC109005132 gene encoding bZIP transcription factor TGA10-like isoform X1: MASNIKATSHQTQVQRLQHHHRQQHQPQHQHQTQDHHQFPYGMMQPSSSSSFPENFIRSKDSGAYDLGELDQALFLYLDEQDPSTLQDQRRFISAENQGMRPPTLNIFPSQPMHVEPPSTKASTGLVSPATSGSKRPSGPLMELANARNDAPSGHEPAKAMKLRGGSRKGPTSSSEQEGPKTPDPKTLRRLAQNREAARKSRLRKKAYVQQLESSRIKLTQLEQELQRARAQGIFFGGESLLGGEQGFPLAVSNISSDAAVFDMEYARWLEEHHRITCELRAAVQEHLPENDLRLFVDNFLAHFDEAMNLKSMVAKTDVFHLVSGMWKTPAERCFLWIGGFKPSELIKIILNQIEPLTEQQIMGICALQQSTQEAEDALSQGLQALNQSLVDTITSDSLSSPPNMANYMGQMALAMNKLSTVEGFVRQADNLRHQTIHRLHQFLTTRQAARCFLAIAEYFHRLRALSSLWLARPRQE, from the exons ATGGCTTCAAATATTAAGGCCACCAGTCACCAGACCCAAGTACAACGACTACAACACCACCATAGGCAACAACATCAACCGCAGCATCAGCATCAAACACAAGATCATCATCAGTTTCCTTATGGGATGATGCAACCATCTTCATCATCCTCCTTTCCTGAAAACTTCAt CAGAAGCAAAGATTCCGGAGCTTATGATTTAGGAGAATTGGATCAAGCCCTTTTTCTTTACCTGGATGAACAAGACCCCTCTACTCTCCAAGACCAAAGAC GATTTATTTCTGCAGAGAACCAAGGAATGAGGCCTCCAACTCTGAACATTTTTCCATCTCAGCCTATGCACGTAGAGCCACCATCAACAAAA GCAAGTACGGGGTTGGTTTCTCCAGCAACGAGTGGTTCCAAGAGACCATCGGGACCGTTGATGGAGTTGGCCAACGCACGCAATGACGCTCCCTCGGGGCATGAACCTGCCAAAGCGATGAAG CTGCGTGGAGGTAGCCGCAAAGGTCCAACATCAAGTTCAGAGCAGGAAGGACCCAAAACACCAGATCCAAAG ACTCTGAGAAGACTTGCTCAAAATAGAGAGGCGGCTAGGAAAAGCAGGCTTAGAAAAAAG GCCTATGTTCAGCAGTTAGAATCAAGTAGGATTAAGCTCACTCAGCTAGAACAAGAACTACAACGAGCTAGGGCTCAA GGCATATTTTTTGGTGGAGAATCTCTTTTAGGCGGAGAGCAGGGATTTCCACTTGCTGTTAGCAACATTAGCTCAG atgcTGCTGTCTTTGACATGGAGTATGCTAGGTGGCTCGAGGAACATCATCGAATCACGTGTGAGCTCCGAGCTGCAGTACAGGAGCATTTGCCAGAGAATGACCTTCGGCTCTTTGTCGACAATTTCTTAGCACATTTTGACGAGGCAATGAACCTCAAAAGCATGGTTGCCAAAACCGACGTATTCCATCTTGTCTCCGGCATGTGGAAGACTCCGGCGGAACGATGCTTTCTATGGATCGGTGGATTCAAGCCATCTGAGCTCATCAAG ATTATATTGAATCAAATTGAGCCATTAACGGAGCAACAAATAATGGGTATATGTGCGCTGCAACAATCTACACAGGAGGCTGAAGATGCTCTATCTCAAGGGCTTCAAGCTCTCAACCAGTCACTCGTAGATACCATAACCTCCGACTCATTGAGTAGCCCTCCCAACATGGCAAACTACATGGGTCAGATGGCTCTAGCCATGAACAAGCTCTCAACTGTTGAAGGCTTTGTTAGACAG GCGGACAATCTGAGGCACCAGACCATTCATCGGCTGCATCAATTTCTGACAACACGTCAAGCTGCAAGGTGTTTTCTGGCAATTGCGGAGTACTTCCATCGTCTCCGAGCTCTTAGCTCCCTCTGGCTAGCACGCCCTCGACAGGAATGA
- the LOC109005132 gene encoding bZIP transcription factor TGA10-like isoform X3, whose product MASNIKATSHQTQVQRLQHHHRQQHQPQHQHQTQDHHQFPYGMMQPSSSSSFPENFIRSKDSGAYDLGELDQALFLYLDEQDPSTLQDQRQNQGMRPPTLNIFPSQPMHVEPPSTKASTGLVSPATSGSKRPSGPLMELANARNDAPSGHEPAKAMKLRGGSRKGPTSSSEQEGPKTPDPKTLRRLAQNREAARKSRLRKKAYVQQLESSRIKLTQLEQELQRARAQGIFFGGESLLGGEQGFPLAVSNISSDAAVFDMEYARWLEEHHRITCELRAAVQEHLPENDLRLFVDNFLAHFDEAMNLKSMVAKTDVFHLVSGMWKTPAERCFLWIGGFKPSELIKIILNQIEPLTEQQIMGICALQQSTQEAEDALSQGLQALNQSLVDTITSDSLSSPPNMANYMGQMALAMNKLSTVEGFVRQADNLRHQTIHRLHQFLTTRQAARCFLAIAEYFHRLRALSSLWLARPRQE is encoded by the exons ATGGCTTCAAATATTAAGGCCACCAGTCACCAGACCCAAGTACAACGACTACAACACCACCATAGGCAACAACATCAACCGCAGCATCAGCATCAAACACAAGATCATCATCAGTTTCCTTATGGGATGATGCAACCATCTTCATCATCCTCCTTTCCTGAAAACTTCAt CAGAAGCAAAGATTCCGGAGCTTATGATTTAGGAGAATTGGATCAAGCCCTTTTTCTTTACCTGGATGAACAAGACCCCTCTACTCTCCAAGACCAAAGAC AGAACCAAGGAATGAGGCCTCCAACTCTGAACATTTTTCCATCTCAGCCTATGCACGTAGAGCCACCATCAACAAAA GCAAGTACGGGGTTGGTTTCTCCAGCAACGAGTGGTTCCAAGAGACCATCGGGACCGTTGATGGAGTTGGCCAACGCACGCAATGACGCTCCCTCGGGGCATGAACCTGCCAAAGCGATGAAG CTGCGTGGAGGTAGCCGCAAAGGTCCAACATCAAGTTCAGAGCAGGAAGGACCCAAAACACCAGATCCAAAG ACTCTGAGAAGACTTGCTCAAAATAGAGAGGCGGCTAGGAAAAGCAGGCTTAGAAAAAAG GCCTATGTTCAGCAGTTAGAATCAAGTAGGATTAAGCTCACTCAGCTAGAACAAGAACTACAACGAGCTAGGGCTCAA GGCATATTTTTTGGTGGAGAATCTCTTTTAGGCGGAGAGCAGGGATTTCCACTTGCTGTTAGCAACATTAGCTCAG atgcTGCTGTCTTTGACATGGAGTATGCTAGGTGGCTCGAGGAACATCATCGAATCACGTGTGAGCTCCGAGCTGCAGTACAGGAGCATTTGCCAGAGAATGACCTTCGGCTCTTTGTCGACAATTTCTTAGCACATTTTGACGAGGCAATGAACCTCAAAAGCATGGTTGCCAAAACCGACGTATTCCATCTTGTCTCCGGCATGTGGAAGACTCCGGCGGAACGATGCTTTCTATGGATCGGTGGATTCAAGCCATCTGAGCTCATCAAG ATTATATTGAATCAAATTGAGCCATTAACGGAGCAACAAATAATGGGTATATGTGCGCTGCAACAATCTACACAGGAGGCTGAAGATGCTCTATCTCAAGGGCTTCAAGCTCTCAACCAGTCACTCGTAGATACCATAACCTCCGACTCATTGAGTAGCCCTCCCAACATGGCAAACTACATGGGTCAGATGGCTCTAGCCATGAACAAGCTCTCAACTGTTGAAGGCTTTGTTAGACAG GCGGACAATCTGAGGCACCAGACCATTCATCGGCTGCATCAATTTCTGACAACACGTCAAGCTGCAAGGTGTTTTCTGGCAATTGCGGAGTACTTCCATCGTCTCCGAGCTCTTAGCTCCCTCTGGCTAGCACGCCCTCGACAGGAATGA
- the LOC109005132 gene encoding bZIP transcription factor TGA10-like isoform X5, which yields MASNIKATSHQTQVQRLQHHHRQQHQPQHQHQTQDHHQFPYGMMQPSSSSSFPENFIRSKDSGAYDLGELDQALFLYLDEQDPSTLQDQRRFISAENQGMRPPTLNIFPSQPMHVEPPSTKASTGLVSPATSGSKRPSGPLMELANARNDAPSGHEPAKAMKLRGGSRKGPTSSSEQEGPKTPDPKTLRRLAQNREAARKSRLRKKAYVQQLESSRIKLTQLEQELQRARAQGIFFGGESLLGGEQGFPLAVSNISSDAAVFDMEYARWLEEHHRITCELRAAVQEHLPENDLRLFVDNFLAHFDEAMNLKSMVAKTDVFHLVSGMWKTPAERCFLWIGGFKPSELIKEAEDALSQGLQALNQSLVDTITSDSLSSPPNMANYMGQMALAMNKLSTVEGFVRQADNLRHQTIHRLHQFLTTRQAARCFLAIAEYFHRLRALSSLWLARPRQE from the exons ATGGCTTCAAATATTAAGGCCACCAGTCACCAGACCCAAGTACAACGACTACAACACCACCATAGGCAACAACATCAACCGCAGCATCAGCATCAAACACAAGATCATCATCAGTTTCCTTATGGGATGATGCAACCATCTTCATCATCCTCCTTTCCTGAAAACTTCAt CAGAAGCAAAGATTCCGGAGCTTATGATTTAGGAGAATTGGATCAAGCCCTTTTTCTTTACCTGGATGAACAAGACCCCTCTACTCTCCAAGACCAAAGAC GATTTATTTCTGCAGAGAACCAAGGAATGAGGCCTCCAACTCTGAACATTTTTCCATCTCAGCCTATGCACGTAGAGCCACCATCAACAAAA GCAAGTACGGGGTTGGTTTCTCCAGCAACGAGTGGTTCCAAGAGACCATCGGGACCGTTGATGGAGTTGGCCAACGCACGCAATGACGCTCCCTCGGGGCATGAACCTGCCAAAGCGATGAAG CTGCGTGGAGGTAGCCGCAAAGGTCCAACATCAAGTTCAGAGCAGGAAGGACCCAAAACACCAGATCCAAAG ACTCTGAGAAGACTTGCTCAAAATAGAGAGGCGGCTAGGAAAAGCAGGCTTAGAAAAAAG GCCTATGTTCAGCAGTTAGAATCAAGTAGGATTAAGCTCACTCAGCTAGAACAAGAACTACAACGAGCTAGGGCTCAA GGCATATTTTTTGGTGGAGAATCTCTTTTAGGCGGAGAGCAGGGATTTCCACTTGCTGTTAGCAACATTAGCTCAG atgcTGCTGTCTTTGACATGGAGTATGCTAGGTGGCTCGAGGAACATCATCGAATCACGTGTGAGCTCCGAGCTGCAGTACAGGAGCATTTGCCAGAGAATGACCTTCGGCTCTTTGTCGACAATTTCTTAGCACATTTTGACGAGGCAATGAACCTCAAAAGCATGGTTGCCAAAACCGACGTATTCCATCTTGTCTCCGGCATGTGGAAGACTCCGGCGGAACGATGCTTTCTATGGATCGGTGGATTCAAGCCATCTGAGCTCATCAAG GAGGCTGAAGATGCTCTATCTCAAGGGCTTCAAGCTCTCAACCAGTCACTCGTAGATACCATAACCTCCGACTCATTGAGTAGCCCTCCCAACATGGCAAACTACATGGGTCAGATGGCTCTAGCCATGAACAAGCTCTCAACTGTTGAAGGCTTTGTTAGACAG GCGGACAATCTGAGGCACCAGACCATTCATCGGCTGCATCAATTTCTGACAACACGTCAAGCTGCAAGGTGTTTTCTGGCAATTGCGGAGTACTTCCATCGTCTCCGAGCTCTTAGCTCCCTCTGGCTAGCACGCCCTCGACAGGAATGA
- the LOC109005132 gene encoding bZIP transcription factor TGA10-like isoform X4, with translation MASNIKATSHQTQVQRLQHHHRQQHQPQHQHQTQDHHQFPYGMMQPSSSSSFPENFISKDSGAYDLGELDQALFLYLDEQDPSTLQDQRQNQGMRPPTLNIFPSQPMHVEPPSTKASTGLVSPATSGSKRPSGPLMELANARNDAPSGHEPAKAMKLRGGSRKGPTSSSEQEGPKTPDPKTLRRLAQNREAARKSRLRKKAYVQQLESSRIKLTQLEQELQRARAQGIFFGGESLLGGEQGFPLAVSNISSDAAVFDMEYARWLEEHHRITCELRAAVQEHLPENDLRLFVDNFLAHFDEAMNLKSMVAKTDVFHLVSGMWKTPAERCFLWIGGFKPSELIKIILNQIEPLTEQQIMGICALQQSTQEAEDALSQGLQALNQSLVDTITSDSLSSPPNMANYMGQMALAMNKLSTVEGFVRQADNLRHQTIHRLHQFLTTRQAARCFLAIAEYFHRLRALSSLWLARPRQE, from the exons ATGGCTTCAAATATTAAGGCCACCAGTCACCAGACCCAAGTACAACGACTACAACACCACCATAGGCAACAACATCAACCGCAGCATCAGCATCAAACACAAGATCATCATCAGTTTCCTTATGGGATGATGCAACCATCTTCATCATCCTCCTTTCCTGAAAACTTCAt AAGCAAAGATTCCGGAGCTTATGATTTAGGAGAATTGGATCAAGCCCTTTTTCTTTACCTGGATGAACAAGACCCCTCTACTCTCCAAGACCAAAGAC AGAACCAAGGAATGAGGCCTCCAACTCTGAACATTTTTCCATCTCAGCCTATGCACGTAGAGCCACCATCAACAAAA GCAAGTACGGGGTTGGTTTCTCCAGCAACGAGTGGTTCCAAGAGACCATCGGGACCGTTGATGGAGTTGGCCAACGCACGCAATGACGCTCCCTCGGGGCATGAACCTGCCAAAGCGATGAAG CTGCGTGGAGGTAGCCGCAAAGGTCCAACATCAAGTTCAGAGCAGGAAGGACCCAAAACACCAGATCCAAAG ACTCTGAGAAGACTTGCTCAAAATAGAGAGGCGGCTAGGAAAAGCAGGCTTAGAAAAAAG GCCTATGTTCAGCAGTTAGAATCAAGTAGGATTAAGCTCACTCAGCTAGAACAAGAACTACAACGAGCTAGGGCTCAA GGCATATTTTTTGGTGGAGAATCTCTTTTAGGCGGAGAGCAGGGATTTCCACTTGCTGTTAGCAACATTAGCTCAG atgcTGCTGTCTTTGACATGGAGTATGCTAGGTGGCTCGAGGAACATCATCGAATCACGTGTGAGCTCCGAGCTGCAGTACAGGAGCATTTGCCAGAGAATGACCTTCGGCTCTTTGTCGACAATTTCTTAGCACATTTTGACGAGGCAATGAACCTCAAAAGCATGGTTGCCAAAACCGACGTATTCCATCTTGTCTCCGGCATGTGGAAGACTCCGGCGGAACGATGCTTTCTATGGATCGGTGGATTCAAGCCATCTGAGCTCATCAAG ATTATATTGAATCAAATTGAGCCATTAACGGAGCAACAAATAATGGGTATATGTGCGCTGCAACAATCTACACAGGAGGCTGAAGATGCTCTATCTCAAGGGCTTCAAGCTCTCAACCAGTCACTCGTAGATACCATAACCTCCGACTCATTGAGTAGCCCTCCCAACATGGCAAACTACATGGGTCAGATGGCTCTAGCCATGAACAAGCTCTCAACTGTTGAAGGCTTTGTTAGACAG GCGGACAATCTGAGGCACCAGACCATTCATCGGCTGCATCAATTTCTGACAACACGTCAAGCTGCAAGGTGTTTTCTGGCAATTGCGGAGTACTTCCATCGTCTCCGAGCTCTTAGCTCCCTCTGGCTAGCACGCCCTCGACAGGAATGA
- the LOC109005132 gene encoding bZIP transcription factor TGA10-like isoform X2, translating to MASNIKATSHQTQVQRLQHHHRQQHQPQHQHQTQDHHQFPYGMMQPSSSSSFPENFISKDSGAYDLGELDQALFLYLDEQDPSTLQDQRRFISAENQGMRPPTLNIFPSQPMHVEPPSTKASTGLVSPATSGSKRPSGPLMELANARNDAPSGHEPAKAMKLRGGSRKGPTSSSEQEGPKTPDPKTLRRLAQNREAARKSRLRKKAYVQQLESSRIKLTQLEQELQRARAQGIFFGGESLLGGEQGFPLAVSNISSDAAVFDMEYARWLEEHHRITCELRAAVQEHLPENDLRLFVDNFLAHFDEAMNLKSMVAKTDVFHLVSGMWKTPAERCFLWIGGFKPSELIKIILNQIEPLTEQQIMGICALQQSTQEAEDALSQGLQALNQSLVDTITSDSLSSPPNMANYMGQMALAMNKLSTVEGFVRQADNLRHQTIHRLHQFLTTRQAARCFLAIAEYFHRLRALSSLWLARPRQE from the exons ATGGCTTCAAATATTAAGGCCACCAGTCACCAGACCCAAGTACAACGACTACAACACCACCATAGGCAACAACATCAACCGCAGCATCAGCATCAAACACAAGATCATCATCAGTTTCCTTATGGGATGATGCAACCATCTTCATCATCCTCCTTTCCTGAAAACTTCAt AAGCAAAGATTCCGGAGCTTATGATTTAGGAGAATTGGATCAAGCCCTTTTTCTTTACCTGGATGAACAAGACCCCTCTACTCTCCAAGACCAAAGAC GATTTATTTCTGCAGAGAACCAAGGAATGAGGCCTCCAACTCTGAACATTTTTCCATCTCAGCCTATGCACGTAGAGCCACCATCAACAAAA GCAAGTACGGGGTTGGTTTCTCCAGCAACGAGTGGTTCCAAGAGACCATCGGGACCGTTGATGGAGTTGGCCAACGCACGCAATGACGCTCCCTCGGGGCATGAACCTGCCAAAGCGATGAAG CTGCGTGGAGGTAGCCGCAAAGGTCCAACATCAAGTTCAGAGCAGGAAGGACCCAAAACACCAGATCCAAAG ACTCTGAGAAGACTTGCTCAAAATAGAGAGGCGGCTAGGAAAAGCAGGCTTAGAAAAAAG GCCTATGTTCAGCAGTTAGAATCAAGTAGGATTAAGCTCACTCAGCTAGAACAAGAACTACAACGAGCTAGGGCTCAA GGCATATTTTTTGGTGGAGAATCTCTTTTAGGCGGAGAGCAGGGATTTCCACTTGCTGTTAGCAACATTAGCTCAG atgcTGCTGTCTTTGACATGGAGTATGCTAGGTGGCTCGAGGAACATCATCGAATCACGTGTGAGCTCCGAGCTGCAGTACAGGAGCATTTGCCAGAGAATGACCTTCGGCTCTTTGTCGACAATTTCTTAGCACATTTTGACGAGGCAATGAACCTCAAAAGCATGGTTGCCAAAACCGACGTATTCCATCTTGTCTCCGGCATGTGGAAGACTCCGGCGGAACGATGCTTTCTATGGATCGGTGGATTCAAGCCATCTGAGCTCATCAAG ATTATATTGAATCAAATTGAGCCATTAACGGAGCAACAAATAATGGGTATATGTGCGCTGCAACAATCTACACAGGAGGCTGAAGATGCTCTATCTCAAGGGCTTCAAGCTCTCAACCAGTCACTCGTAGATACCATAACCTCCGACTCATTGAGTAGCCCTCCCAACATGGCAAACTACATGGGTCAGATGGCTCTAGCCATGAACAAGCTCTCAACTGTTGAAGGCTTTGTTAGACAG GCGGACAATCTGAGGCACCAGACCATTCATCGGCTGCATCAATTTCTGACAACACGTCAAGCTGCAAGGTGTTTTCTGGCAATTGCGGAGTACTTCCATCGTCTCCGAGCTCTTAGCTCCCTCTGGCTAGCACGCCCTCGACAGGAATGA